The DNA region CGTCATCTTCGGCTGGGCAAAACCGGTTCCGGTGAACTCCTTCAACTTCAGATCACCCCGCAGGGACATGATGCACGTTTCCCTGGCCGGCCCTTTGAGCAACTTCCTCCTGGCCATGGCCCTCGCCCTTGTTTTCAGGATCCTCCTCTGGGTCCCCGGCCCGGAGATCCTCTGGTCAAACCCGATCCTTCAGCCCCTGTCCGCCATGATCGTCATGGGGATCAAGATCAGCATCTACCTCGGGGTTTTTAACCTCCTGCCCATCCACCCCCTGGACGGCAGTCACATCCTCGAGGGACTTCTTCCGGCAGAGCAGGCCCGGGCCTATTCCCGGCTGTCCAGGTACGGGTGGATCGTCCTCGTGGTTCTCCTGTTCAGCGGGATGTTTCACATCATTATCGATCCCGCATACCGGTTTATCTTCACCATTATCACCAGGATCTTCGGAATCTAAATCCTGAATCCGCTTTTTCCCCCTCGGCGCCTCCGGGATCATGGTTTGTATGTCCTATAAAGCGGCCGGCGTCCACACTGTTGATGGAAAATGGGGAATCAGGTAAAGAAGGAGCATTCATGAATCGTGTACTTTCCGGCATGAGGCCCACGGGCCCTCTTCACATCGGCCATTATCTCGGGGCCCTCGGCAACTGGTACCGTCTCCAGGACGAATACGAGTGCTTCTATTTCGTCGCCGACTGGCACGCCCTGTCCACGATGTACGACGAACCGGCCACCCTGGCCGAATACACCGAAGAGATCGTCAAGGACTGGCTGTCCGTCGGCCTGGACCCCGACCGGTCCACCCTGTTTCTCCAGTCGGCCATCCTGGAGCATGCGGAGCTTCTCGTGCTCCTGTCCATGATCACACCGTTGGCGTGGCTCGAAAGGGTGCCCTCATACAAGGAGGTCAGGCAGCAGATGTCCCACAAGGACCTTTCCACCTACGGGTTCCTGGGCTACCCGCTCCTTCAGGCTGCGGACATCATCGTCTACAAAGCCAACTACGTTCCGGTGGGGATCGACCAGCTGCCGCATCTCGAACTCACCCGGGAGGTCGTGCGGCGCTTCAATCATATGTATTCAAAGGGCACGGAGGGAGTATTTCCCGAGCCCCAGGAGCTGCTCACCCAGGCGCCCAGGGTGCCCGGGACCGACGGCAGGAAGATGAGCAAGAGCTACAACAACGCCATCTACCTCAAGGACAGCCCCGAAACCGTCTGGGACAAGCTCCGGCCCATGGTGACCGATCCGGCACGGGTCAGGAAAACGGATCCCGGCGATCCGGGGAAATGCCCTGTCTTCGAGCTGCACGGTTTCTTCTCCTCACCAGAGCACCGGGATGAAGTGTCCGAAGGGTGCCGGACTGCCGGCATCGGCTGCATCGACTGCAAAAAAGTCCTTTTCGAAGGTCTCGAGAAGGTCATGGCCCCTGTCCGGGAAAAGCGGGCTTCTTTCGACGACCGCCCCGATCTCGTCAGGCAGATCCTGGAAAACGGGAACGACCGTGCCAGGAAGGAAGCCGCACGGACCATGGAGGCCGTCCGGGCAGCCATCACCCTTTACGGGAGCTGAGCGGTTACCCATGCCGGAGGAAAAACAGCCAACCAATGCGGAAACCAGCCCTCTCGCGGCTTACCGCATCGAGCTGGAATCGTTCCAGGGCCCCCTGGACCTGCTGCTGCACCTCATCCGCAAGAACGAGCTCGATATCACCGACATCCCCATCGCCCAGGTGACGGAGCAGTACCTGGCCTACCTGGAGATGATGCGGGAACTCGACCTGGAGGTGGCCAGTGAGTTCCTGGTTATGGCCTCCACCCTGGTGTACATCAAGTCCCGGATGCTCCTTCCTGTGGACGAGGAGGAAGAGGAGGGTGAGGGGGAGGACCCGCGGGAAGAGCTCATCCGCCGGCTCCTTGAATACCAGAAGTACAAGAAAGCGGCCGAGGAGTTCGCCTCTTTGCCGGTCCTGCACCATGACATCTTCGTCAGGCCCGAAACCACCGTGGCGCCCGCTTCCGACGAGCTTTTCACCGAGGCGTCCCTGTTCCAGCTCATGGACGCCTTCCAGAGGGTCCTTGACGATGCCGAAAAGCGTCTGCCCGTGGAACTCTCCCGGGAACCGTTCACCCTTGAAGAAGGGTTCGCCTTTATCGTGGCCCGCTTGACCGCTGAACCCAGCCTGCGTTTCCGGAACCTGTTCACAGGCCTCGACAGTAGAAGAAAGATCGTGACCGTGTTTCTGGGGGTCCTGGAGATGATCCGATCCGGACGCCTCATCGCCGTCCAGAAAGATTATGGTGAACCGATCAGCCTCGTCCTCAACGGGCCGCCGGAAACCGGGGGAGATGATCAAGAACAATCCTGATAAAATGGACAAAGACTAATATAAATTCCGGGAATATACCGGCAATAAATTTGGACAGGAGCACAGATGAGTAAGGACAGCGACCGTGCCGTCATCGAGGCACTCCTTTTCGCCTCGTCACGGCCCTTGACCGTGGATAGCCTCTCGGAAGCCTCGGGATGGAATAAAAAGTTGGTCAGGGACGCCGTAGAAGCCCTAAAGGGAGAATACGAGGCCCAGGGGAGGGGGTTTTCCCTGGAAGAGGTGGCGGGCGGCTACCAACTGCGAAGCGACCCCCGTTTCGCTGACCAGGTGAGAAAGCTTTTCACCTCGCGAAGCCGCCGGCGGTTCACCCGCTCCAGCCTCGAAACCGTCGCCATCGTCGCCTACAGGCAGCCGGTCACGAGGGCCGAGATCGAGCAGATCAGGGGCGTCGATTCCGGCGCCGTCCTCAAGACCCTTCTCTCCCAGGTCATGATCCGCATCCTCGGACGGAAAGAAGCCCCCGGGCGTCCCATCCTCTACGGTACGACCAGGGAGTTCCTGGAGTATTTCGGACTGAGGGACCTGGAATCCCTGCCGACGCTGGAGGAGGTGGCGGAGCTGCTGGAGGAAGGGGAGGATGGCCTCGACGCGGAGACACGGGGACACGGGGACACGGAGGAACCTGAATCAGGAACCGTTACGGTGAAAACTGAGAACTCTGAATCATCTCCTAATATAGAAAATCATAAGAGCGACTCGGATACACAGACAGGTAGCAATGAGGAAGAAGGATTATGAGGATTCTTCGCAACGTCACCGCGTCTCCCCCTCTCCGTGTCGTGTGGCCATAACCATGCCTATGCTCCGTCTCCACAAAGCCATAGCGACCGCCGGCATCGCCTCCCGCCGGGCGGCGGAGGAGATGATCCGCGAGGGACGTGTCAGCGTCAACGGCGAGATCGTGACCGGCATGGGCGTTCTCGTCGATCCTGAAACGGACAACGTCACCGTGGACGGCCGCCCCCTTTCAAAGGGCCTGAAGAAGCGTACCTACATGGTTTACAAACCGTCCGGCGTTCTGTGCACGCGCAGCGATCCCCAGGGAAGAAGGACGGTTTACGACCTTCTCCCTCCGGAAGTCTCCGACGGGCTCCACAGTGCCGGCAGGCTGGATCTGGACGCCTCGGGGATGATCATCCTGACCAACGACGGCGATCTCAGCCAGGCCCTGACCCATCCCTCCCGTCAACACCACAAGACCTACTTCGTCAGGCTCAAGGGTGAGATGGACAAGCGGGTTTTGAGAAAGATGCGCAACGGAATAGAGCTTGAGGACGGCACGACACTCCCGGCCGATGTTTCGCTTGTACGGACCATGAGTACAGACAGGGAAACCGCCGT from bacterium includes:
- a CDS encoding site-2 protease family protein — translated: MDPNRFASLLLSMVPFLLAITVHEVAHGYIAYRKGDYTAKLMGRITMNPIRHLDPVGSVLFPLLLAFSGAGVIFGWAKPVPVNSFNFRSPRRDMMHVSLAGPLSNFLLAMALALVFRILLWVPGPEILWSNPILQPLSAMIVMGIKISIYLGVFNLLPIHPLDGSHILEGLLPAEQARAYSRLSRYGWIVLVVLLFSGMFHIIIDPAYRFIFTIITRIFGI
- the trpS gene encoding tryptophan--tRNA ligase, which translates into the protein MNRVLSGMRPTGPLHIGHYLGALGNWYRLQDEYECFYFVADWHALSTMYDEPATLAEYTEEIVKDWLSVGLDPDRSTLFLQSAILEHAELLVLLSMITPLAWLERVPSYKEVRQQMSHKDLSTYGFLGYPLLQAADIIVYKANYVPVGIDQLPHLELTREVVRRFNHMYSKGTEGVFPEPQELLTQAPRVPGTDGRKMSKSYNNAIYLKDSPETVWDKLRPMVTDPARVRKTDPGDPGKCPVFELHGFFSSPEHRDEVSEGCRTAGIGCIDCKKVLFEGLEKVMAPVREKRASFDDRPDLVRQILENGNDRARKEAARTMEAVRAAITLYGS
- a CDS encoding segregation/condensation protein A, encoding MPEEKQPTNAETSPLAAYRIELESFQGPLDLLLHLIRKNELDITDIPIAQVTEQYLAYLEMMRELDLEVASEFLVMASTLVYIKSRMLLPVDEEEEEGEGEDPREELIRRLLEYQKYKKAAEEFASLPVLHHDIFVRPETTVAPASDELFTEASLFQLMDAFQRVLDDAEKRLPVELSREPFTLEEGFAFIVARLTAEPSLRFRNLFTGLDSRRKIVTVFLGVLEMIRSGRLIAVQKDYGEPISLVLNGPPETGGDDQEQS
- the scpB gene encoding SMC-Scp complex subunit ScpB, encoding MSKDSDRAVIEALLFASSRPLTVDSLSEASGWNKKLVRDAVEALKGEYEAQGRGFSLEEVAGGYQLRSDPRFADQVRKLFTSRSRRRFTRSSLETVAIVAYRQPVTRAEIEQIRGVDSGAVLKTLLSQVMIRILGRKEAPGRPILYGTTREFLEYFGLRDLESLPTLEEVAELLEEGEDGLDAETRGHGDTEEPESGTVTVKTENSESSPNIENHKSDSDTQTGSNEEEGL
- a CDS encoding pseudouridine synthase, whose protein sequence is MPMLRLHKAIATAGIASRRAAEEMIREGRVSVNGEIVTGMGVLVDPETDNVTVDGRPLSKGLKKRTYMVYKPSGVLCTRSDPQGRRTVYDLLPPEVSDGLHSAGRLDLDASGMIILTNDGDLSQALTHPSRQHHKTYFVRLKGEMDKRVLRKMRNGIELEDGTTLPADVSLVRTMSTDRETAVNLVLREGKNNQIKRMGDALGHRVISIKRTAIGRLQLPPKMKPGTYKRLTDKEIATLAGGPLDQARGRHGEAGTRGPAFAKAPAWQARGHGDAERKPGARTRRKR